The following proteins are co-located in the Fodinibius salicampi genome:
- the flhA gene encoding flagellar biosynthesis protein FlhA produces MAFNDINTTMLKDRFLQTDVLISSSIIVILLIMILPFPAGLMDFFLALNISLSIIVLLVAFYTLKPLEFAVFPGMLLILTLFRLSLNIGTTRLILSEGYAGSIIESFGGFIVQGNYVIGIIIFAVLIIINFVVITKGATRIAEVAARFTLDAMPGKQMSIDADLSAGLITDQEAKERREEIAREADFYGAMDGASKFVRGDVIAGLLITFINIIGGLVIGTMQNGMDIGEAARVYTLMTIGDGLVSQIPALLISTAAGIIVSRAASEGNLSKELTSQLLGDPKTLVIGSFFIFFLGAMPGMPALPFWAMSGLFLYLAYKRNAAEEQEKRDEVKKQNELPEKQEDRVEDYLLLDTLELEIGYSLISMVEEQQGGDLLDRITSLRKQLATELGIIIPSVRVRDNVQLDANHYTIKMRGIQQGEGELLPDYHLALIPSDFDANIQGIETKDPTFGMDAIWVSGKNKSQAEKFGLSVIEAGAVITTHLMEVLKKNAHKLIDRQMVKRLIDNIEEQSPALIEELVPDGMQLGEIQKVLKRLLRERIPINNLVTILETLADHCQQTNNTDVLTEYCRAALAEIITQKFVSEENEVVVVMMDSNLESRLIEQAQQGNLNSNTLGLDPGTVEVLYKNASEIFENMIRQGYDPILLTSPVLRHTLFEFLAPILPEINVLSYNDISQDVQFKTFDRLSIQHAELNEPASV; encoded by the coding sequence ATGGCATTTAACGATATCAATACGACCATGCTTAAGGACCGGTTTTTACAGACCGATGTCCTCATTTCCTCCAGTATCATTGTTATTCTTCTGATAATGATTCTACCCTTTCCGGCAGGACTAATGGATTTTTTCCTGGCGCTTAACATTTCACTCTCTATTATTGTACTGCTGGTGGCTTTCTATACCCTTAAACCACTGGAGTTTGCTGTTTTCCCCGGGATGCTGCTTATTTTAACACTCTTTCGTCTTTCCCTTAATATCGGTACTACACGACTTATCTTAAGTGAAGGCTATGCGGGCTCGATTATCGAATCCTTTGGCGGGTTTATCGTACAGGGAAACTATGTTATCGGGATTATTATTTTTGCAGTGCTTATCATTATTAACTTTGTGGTTATTACCAAAGGGGCTACCCGAATTGCCGAAGTCGCCGCCCGTTTTACTCTTGATGCCATGCCGGGTAAACAAATGTCTATTGATGCTGATCTCAGTGCCGGACTTATAACGGATCAGGAAGCCAAAGAACGACGCGAGGAAATTGCACGGGAAGCTGACTTCTATGGAGCTATGGACGGAGCCAGTAAGTTCGTCCGTGGTGATGTTATTGCGGGACTCCTGATCACATTCATAAATATTATTGGCGGACTTGTTATAGGGACCATGCAAAACGGGATGGATATCGGAGAAGCAGCCAGGGTTTATACCTTAATGACTATTGGTGATGGCTTGGTTTCACAAATACCGGCTCTTCTCATTTCTACAGCGGCCGGAATTATTGTCTCTCGTGCTGCTTCAGAAGGCAACTTAAGTAAAGAGCTTACCTCTCAGCTGTTAGGCGATCCCAAAACACTGGTAATCGGTTCTTTCTTTATTTTCTTCCTCGGAGCTATGCCCGGTATGCCGGCACTGCCTTTCTGGGCCATGTCCGGACTTTTTCTCTACCTTGCCTATAAAAGAAATGCCGCGGAAGAACAGGAAAAAAGAGACGAGGTCAAGAAGCAAAACGAGCTGCCTGAGAAACAGGAAGACCGGGTTGAAGATTATCTGCTGCTCGACACTCTCGAACTCGAAATAGGATACAGCTTAATCTCTATGGTAGAAGAACAGCAGGGCGGTGACCTTTTAGATCGCATTACCTCACTAAGAAAACAGCTCGCAACCGAGCTGGGAATTATCATTCCTTCTGTAAGGGTACGCGACAATGTTCAGCTTGATGCAAACCACTATACGATTAAGATGCGAGGCATACAGCAGGGAGAGGGGGAATTACTTCCCGATTACCATCTGGCGCTGATACCTTCCGATTTCGATGCTAATATTCAGGGAATTGAAACCAAAGATCCCACTTTCGGGATGGATGCCATCTGGGTAAGCGGAAAAAATAAATCTCAGGCGGAAAAATTTGGTCTTTCGGTCATTGAGGCCGGAGCAGTCATTACTACCCACCTTATGGAAGTACTGAAGAAAAATGCCCATAAGCTGATTGACCGGCAGATGGTGAAACGACTAATTGACAATATCGAGGAACAATCTCCTGCGCTTATTGAAGAGCTCGTGCCCGATGGTATGCAATTAGGAGAAATACAGAAAGTACTAAAGCGCTTGTTGCGGGAACGTATTCCTATCAATAATCTTGTTACGATCCTGGAAACACTGGCTGACCATTGCCAGCAAACCAATAACACAGATGTGCTTACGGAATACTGCAGGGCCGCTCTGGCGGAAATCATTACTCAGAAATTTGTAAGTGAAGAGAACGAGGTGGTAGTGGTGATGATGGATTCCAATCTTGAATCCCGATTAATTGAGCAGGCCCAGCAGGGTAATCTTAACTCCAATACGTTGGGGCTAGATCCGGGTACGGTTGAGGTACTTTATAAAAACGCTTCCGAGATTTTTGAAAACATGATTCGCCAGGGATACGATCCCATTTTATTAACCTCCCCGGTATTGCGACATACCCTCTTTGAATTTTTGGCACCAATTTTGCCTGAAATAAATGTACTGTCGTATAACGACATTAGTCAGGATGTACAGTTTAAAACATTTGACCGACTTAGTATACAACATGCTGAATTAAATGAACCTGCATCGGTATGA
- a CDS encoding motility protein A, translating into MLDRSTNIGLFSGFSLIILAIVLQGSIGAFASGSSFVIVAGGVIAATMVNYSFEDIKGSFITIRRMMGAKSVDLRTDMELMRMFARRVRMEGLLILDEEIKHVKDDFLKNGLQLAVDGFQKESLNNILKDEIQSKKRQLTISVKVLDSMSEYAPAFGMIGTVIGMILMLQNISDPESLGAGLSVALITTLYGTILANMLLGPLAGKLEYLSKMDLNRKEMFRVGILSMIEGENPRIMEKKMLIHVDPKHRAEYLKYHEELPIRNDRDQKIYQQWIEFQNAEWQKLNESLEMETG; encoded by the coding sequence ATGTTAGACAGGTCAACAAATATTGGATTGTTTTCAGGCTTTTCGTTAATCATTCTGGCTATTGTACTTCAGGGCAGTATTGGTGCATTTGCAAGTGGCTCCTCTTTTGTTATTGTCGCAGGTGGAGTAATAGCCGCAACCATGGTTAACTATAGCTTTGAGGATATTAAAGGTAGCTTTATTACCATACGTAGAATGATGGGAGCGAAATCGGTGGATCTTCGCACCGATATGGAATTGATGCGTATGTTTGCACGAAGGGTACGTATGGAAGGATTGTTGATACTGGATGAGGAAATCAAGCATGTAAAGGATGATTTCCTAAAGAATGGACTCCAGCTGGCGGTAGACGGATTCCAAAAAGAAAGTTTGAATAATATTTTAAAGGATGAGATCCAGAGTAAAAAACGACAGCTGACTATTTCAGTTAAGGTACTGGATTCCATGTCGGAATATGCGCCCGCTTTCGGAATGATCGGGACGGTTATCGGTATGATCCTGATGCTTCAAAATATATCAGACCCGGAATCTTTGGGGGCAGGTTTGTCTGTGGCGTTGATTACTACTTTGTATGGGACCATACTTGCGAACATGTTATTGGGACCTCTTGCCGGGAAGTTGGAATATTTAAGTAAGATGGATCTTAACCGAAAGGAGATGTTTCGCGTGGGAATCCTTTCGATGATTGAAGGAGAAAATCCGAGAATTATGGAGAAGAAGATGCTCATTCATGTTGACCCGAAACACCGGGCAGAATATCTGAAATACCATGAAGAGCTGCCGATAAGAAATGACCGGGATCAGAAGATTTACCAACAATGGATTGAATTTCAAAATGCAGAATGGCAGAAATTGAACGAAAGTCTGGAAATGGAAACTGGTTAG
- a CDS encoding OmpA/MotB family protein codes for MAEIERKSGNGNWLVTYSDLVTLLLVFFVLLYVLTPGIDVSTFNDFISHFQSSTSVVFENDEASKQSNNDTLREEWNEIKQFLEEEGLSSEVDIEKTKDGVKVTLRDSLTFDSGSATLLPRAKVVLKEIASVFDDEVRDVKVQGHTDNVPISNRTGYRSNWHLGAARAVSVVLFIRNNSTVHPRRFEASSFGEYKPVATNETPQGRRQNRRVEIYVRYKDNNMNIIEALNSINTDTVSVQG; via the coding sequence ATGGCAGAAATTGAACGAAAGTCTGGAAATGGAAACTGGTTAGTAACCTACAGCGATCTGGTTACTCTTTTACTGGTGTTTTTTGTATTGCTGTATGTCTTGACCCCTGGCATAGATGTATCGACCTTTAACGACTTTATTTCTCATTTCCAGTCATCGACCAGCGTCGTTTTTGAAAATGATGAGGCAAGTAAGCAGTCGAATAATGATACACTGCGAGAAGAATGGAATGAGATAAAACAATTTCTGGAAGAAGAAGGATTATCGTCTGAGGTTGATATTGAAAAGACCAAGGACGGAGTAAAAGTAACCTTGCGTGATTCTTTAACTTTTGACAGTGGTTCGGCTACCCTTTTACCAAGAGCAAAGGTTGTTTTAAAAGAAATTGCCAGTGTTTTTGATGATGAGGTACGGGATGTCAAGGTCCAGGGGCATACTGATAATGTTCCTATATCAAATAGAACCGGTTATCGGTCAAACTGGCACTTGGGTGCGGCCCGTGCAGTATCTGTTGTATTATTTATCCGGAATAATTCCACGGTACATCCACGAAGATTTGAGGCTAGTAGTTTCGGAGAGTACAAACCGGTTGCTACAAACGAAACTCCGCAAGGTCGCCGTCAAAACCGACGGGTCGAAATATATGTACGGTATAAAGACAATAACATGAATATAATTGAAGCTTTAAATAGCATTAATACTGACACGGTAAGTGTACAAGGATGA
- a CDS encoding flagellar basal body-associated FliL family protein, which yields MADSTIEQGSGSKKRSRFKALKFQHLGKYFLFVLLLVIQSFVAYTIIERNYESIYSYTTSFFPTESGKYELEQIIVNPADTNGQRYLLVELSLELVDKEDEQLIEVNISKIRNNLIEYLSSRSVSQLEGIEKKENLRFELVSIINSTIERRSVRNLYYSKYVMQ from the coding sequence ATGGCTGATAGTACGATAGAACAAGGATCCGGCAGTAAAAAAAGGAGCAGATTCAAAGCGTTAAAATTTCAACACTTAGGAAAATATTTCCTGTTTGTTCTACTGTTAGTGATACAGTCTTTTGTTGCCTATACGATTATTGAAAGAAATTACGAGTCAATTTATAGTTATACTACCAGCTTTTTTCCCACAGAATCGGGTAAATATGAGTTGGAACAGATCATTGTAAATCCTGCCGATACAAATGGTCAGCGGTATCTTTTGGTTGAATTATCCCTTGAATTGGTTGATAAGGAGGATGAACAGCTTATTGAGGTGAATATATCCAAGATCAGAAATAATTTGATTGAGTATTTGTCGTCTCGTTCCGTATCACAGTTAGAGGGGATAGAAAAAAAAGAAAATCTTCGGTTCGAGCTGGTCAGCATAATAAATAGTACAATTGAGAGGCGTTCGGTACGCAATTTGTATTACTCTAAGTATGTAATGCAATGA
- a CDS encoding flagellar biosynthetic protein FliO has translation MDLREKLSSLSISPKKVLKIVIGLSVVLLLMWLFTLSQIDYAENTGNRQVFNSEQAIDSLSVKSDTSSSEATEVSRYNDSSNLFTNGLLTFFVLVVILGLIWFWADRSGGGSVRSNKGRQVDNQVLGEGAQLQIIRMNNEKEVWVLGVTSSSVNLLHRYTNEEWEESEKEHGKTASDTFSKLFRSKL, from the coding sequence ATGGATCTTAGAGAGAAACTGTCATCACTTTCAATTAGCCCTAAAAAAGTTTTAAAGATCGTCATTGGGCTGTCTGTTGTCCTGTTACTGATGTGGCTGTTTACATTGTCACAAATCGATTATGCAGAGAACACCGGAAACCGACAGGTTTTTAATAGTGAACAGGCGATCGATTCACTTTCAGTGAAATCAGATACTTCAAGTTCGGAAGCAACTGAAGTAAGCCGGTATAATGATTCCTCAAACCTTTTTACAAATGGACTGTTAACCTTTTTTGTACTGGTCGTAATTTTAGGACTTATTTGGTTTTGGGCCGATCGGTCAGGGGGAGGTTCGGTTAGGAGTAATAAAGGACGGCAGGTAGACAACCAGGTATTGGGAGAAGGCGCACAGCTACAGATAATAAGAATGAATAATGAGAAAGAAGTCTGGGTTTTGGGAGTGACTTCCAGCTCGGTAAATTTACTGCATCGTTATACAAACGAGGAATGGGAAGAATCGGAAAAGGAGCATGGAAAAACAGCTTCTGATACTTTTTCAAAGCTCTTCAGGAGTAAATTATGA
- a CDS encoding flagellar motor switch protein FliM codes for MESKRREQKLGKVKYVESYDFRHPKLFSKEIMRNLRSLHDMFARSLSRVFSSALRHKVDVSLQKIDQLSTSEFINRIKSPSVIYLLSIEEFSGNVIMVMPPGFCIHLVERQSGGYGGDLTEVRTMTTIEEKIISRIVRGINREIIIAWEPYMDFNISSSTYESKPENIHLASVDPTIVVELLIDLGDKQVSIQISYPYSMLKQAMNNSVLKKGKKTETEDLSEEAFESYKRTLSDASVHIRPLLGTTKLSIKNILDLEEGDVIPLKQRTDHPLEVKVNNVHKMSGYPGVVRGRRAVKIFEMVEEINEQEVI; via the coding sequence ATGGAATCTAAGCGGCGCGAGCAGAAGCTTGGAAAAGTAAAATATGTAGAATCTTACGATTTCAGGCATCCGAAACTTTTTAGTAAGGAGATCATGCGAAATCTTCGCTCTCTCCACGATATGTTTGCACGGAGCTTGAGCCGGGTTTTTAGCAGTGCACTGCGTCATAAGGTAGATGTAAGTCTCCAAAAGATTGATCAGCTCTCAACTAGTGAGTTCATCAACCGGATTAAAAGTCCCAGTGTAATTTATTTGCTTTCTATTGAGGAGTTCAGTGGAAATGTAATCATGGTGATGCCTCCGGGTTTTTGTATCCATCTGGTAGAGCGACAAAGTGGTGGATACGGAGGGGATCTCACCGAAGTACGGACCATGACAACTATAGAGGAAAAAATTATTTCTCGTATTGTTAGAGGCATTAACCGGGAAATTATTATTGCCTGGGAGCCCTATATGGATTTCAACATCTCTTCTTCTACTTATGAGAGTAAGCCTGAAAATATACATTTGGCTTCGGTTGATCCTACTATTGTTGTTGAGCTTTTGATTGATCTGGGGGACAAACAGGTCAGTATTCAAATTTCCTACCCGTATAGCATGCTCAAGCAGGCAATGAATAATTCCGTTCTAAAAAAAGGCAAAAAAACTGAGACGGAAGACTTGTCTGAGGAAGCATTTGAATCATATAAGCGTACCCTCAGTGATGCCAGTGTGCATATCAGGCCATTGCTGGGAACTACAAAACTTTCGATTAAGAATATCCTGGACCTTGAGGAAGGAGATGTTATTCCGCTTAAACAGCGCACTGATCATCCTCTAGAGGTTAAAGTTAATAATGTGCATAAAATGTCGGGTTATCCCGGAGTGGTACGGGGAAGGCGAGCGGTTAAAATTTTTGAAATGGTTGAAGAAATTAACGAACAAGAGGTCATATAA
- a CDS encoding sigma-70 family RNA polymerase sigma factor gives MMANKTLQELAELYCEDPTSGLRNAIISKSMPLIRSIIGKINIPDQPLTQQEDIESAGISGLLQAMDSYESDRNIKFNTFVYYRIRGNIIDYLRKIDQLPRQKRKDYGEVKQIIQQLSQELGREPSDEEVAQELDMDLGSYRQLLSNVQTRNALSLDNSLNNDDSNSFYEIHENTDVEWPDQNLVDKERAEILKKKIGELNEKNRLILTLYFYEDMTMNEVALLLELSEARISQIIGKLLIQLKHELAEEKILS, from the coding sequence ATGATGGCTAATAAAACGCTTCAGGAACTTGCTGAATTGTACTGTGAGGATCCCACTAGTGGATTGCGCAATGCCATTATTAGCAAATCCATGCCTTTAATTCGCAGTATTATTGGCAAAATAAATATTCCCGATCAACCTTTGACCCAGCAGGAAGATATTGAAAGTGCCGGAATAAGCGGACTACTGCAGGCCATGGATTCCTATGAGAGTGATCGAAATATTAAGTTCAATACTTTTGTTTATTATAGAATTCGGGGCAATATTATTGATTACCTTCGTAAAATTGATCAATTGCCCCGACAAAAACGCAAGGATTACGGCGAGGTTAAACAGATTATTCAGCAACTCTCCCAAGAGTTAGGCAGGGAGCCCTCAGATGAGGAGGTGGCACAGGAACTTGATATGGATCTTGGAAGCTACCGACAGCTTCTTTCAAACGTACAAACGCGCAATGCGCTTTCCCTCGACAACTCCCTCAATAACGACGACTCCAATTCCTTTTATGAAATTCACGAGAATACCGATGTTGAATGGCCGGATCAAAATCTTGTAGATAAGGAACGGGCTGAAATTCTCAAGAAGAAGATTGGCGAACTTAATGAAAAAAATCGCTTAATTCTTACTCTCTATTTTTATGAGGATATGACCATGAATGAAGTAGCGTTATTATTGGAATTATCGGAAGCAAGAATTTCCCAAATTATTGGCAAGCTTTTGATTCAACTAAAACATGAGCTGGCTGAAGAGAAGATCTTAAGCTGA
- the fliR gene encoding flagellar biosynthetic protein FliR, whose amino-acid sequence MSLLTPEYILAAFLIFVRVSSLVMTAPFFNSAAFPARVKLFFALVISFILSFIIPADSVLIPLETGLPFLVTAIILEILVGVALGLVGQLIFAGIEMAGQLISLKITLSFAQIVNTMTQQKSDVVGNLFSMLAVLVFLAMEGDKIYLSGLVKSFELIPINQAELQHAGPFMLEVANYLFIIGVQLAAPFLIVLFLLDLTLAIFARVMPQANILFIALPIKLLLGFVLLSWLLPYMPDAFSRIFQHLYDYLIEIIGILMP is encoded by the coding sequence ATGTCCCTTTTAACGCCAGAATATATATTAGCGGCATTCCTGATCTTTGTACGAGTCAGCAGCTTGGTGATGACAGCTCCTTTCTTTAATTCTGCGGCTTTTCCGGCCCGGGTAAAGTTATTTTTTGCGCTAGTAATCAGTTTCATTCTTTCTTTTATCATTCCGGCAGATAGTGTTTTAATCCCCTTGGAAACGGGGCTTCCCTTTTTAGTTACGGCTATCATACTTGAAATCCTAGTAGGCGTTGCATTGGGATTGGTGGGCCAGCTCATATTTGCAGGTATTGAAATGGCGGGACAGCTGATAAGTCTCAAGATAACGTTGAGCTTTGCCCAGATTGTAAATACAATGACGCAGCAGAAGAGTGATGTGGTAGGTAACTTATTTAGCATGCTGGCTGTCTTGGTTTTTCTTGCCATGGAGGGAGATAAAATCTATTTAAGCGGATTGGTCAAAAGCTTTGAGTTGATACCTATTAACCAGGCAGAATTGCAGCATGCAGGACCCTTTATGCTTGAAGTAGCAAACTACCTATTTATTATTGGTGTCCAGCTGGCCGCTCCATTTCTGATTGTGCTCTTTCTGCTCGATTTGACGCTGGCTATATTTGCACGCGTAATGCCCCAGGCGAACATATTGTTTATTGCGCTTCCTATTAAGCTTTTGTTGGGTTTTGTACTCTTATCCTGGCTGTTGCCTTATATGCCTGATGCCTTCAGCAGGATATTTCAACACCTATATGACTATTTGATAGAAATTATAGGGATTTTAATGCCTTAA
- the fliN gene encoding flagellar motor switch protein FliN, which translates to MENVKEEFKQYLPAIEEFLTSVLLEETHIEIANSDSPENESALEHLKETDIVLYARDQVHDADVIIVLDPEWYGLLSSIMLGIEEKEKNDTTIELLEEFSDDLSDVVFKKLKENEIEPELTKVQVLSKSEMQEQLAHSEYFWINLEIEGLADNKVRAEFLLGDPATKIEPEETDEVQDVDEQTDTTSERISPIVETEKDSLESGKEKGAPKEARQEQVISARHIEFAEFSEEDEQENGETHSMDLLKDVELDVSVELGRIELPLGKVLQLAKGSVVELEKLAGEPVDILVNGNRIALGEVVVIDEHFGVRISSLVTTKKRLAKISNGS; encoded by the coding sequence ATGGAAAACGTGAAAGAAGAATTTAAGCAATACCTGCCTGCGATCGAGGAGTTTTTAACTTCGGTATTGCTTGAGGAAACGCACATAGAAATTGCAAATTCTGATAGTCCGGAAAATGAGTCAGCGCTGGAGCATTTAAAAGAAACAGATATTGTCTTATATGCCCGGGATCAGGTGCATGATGCTGATGTTATCATAGTACTGGATCCGGAATGGTATGGATTGCTTTCGAGTATTATGCTGGGCATCGAGGAAAAGGAGAAAAATGATACAACTATAGAGTTGTTAGAAGAGTTTTCTGACGACCTATCTGATGTGGTATTCAAAAAATTAAAGGAAAATGAAATAGAGCCGGAGCTCACCAAAGTTCAGGTTCTGTCTAAGTCAGAGATGCAGGAGCAGCTGGCTCATAGTGAGTATTTTTGGATTAATTTGGAAATAGAAGGACTGGCCGATAATAAGGTGCGAGCTGAGTTTCTATTGGGAGATCCGGCTACAAAGATTGAACCAGAAGAAACTGATGAAGTTCAGGATGTAGATGAGCAGACGGATACCACTTCCGAACGGATAAGCCCCATTGTGGAAACAGAAAAAGATTCTTTGGAATCTGGTAAAGAAAAAGGAGCGCCCAAGGAAGCAAGACAAGAGCAAGTGATATCGGCACGGCATATTGAGTTTGCTGAATTTTCGGAGGAGGATGAGCAGGAAAATGGAGAGACTCACAGTATGGATCTGCTGAAAGATGTGGAGCTTGATGTCTCAGTAGAATTAGGGAGGATAGAATTGCCCCTAGGAAAGGTCTTGCAGTTGGCTAAAGGGTCTGTTGTGGAGCTTGAAAAGTTAGCCGGTGAGCCGGTTGATATACTGGTCAATGGCAATCGAATTGCTCTCGGCGAGGTGGTAGTTATTGATGAACATTTCGGAGTTCGAATTTCAAGCTTGGTAACCACAAAGAAACGTCTTGCTAAAATAAGTAATGGATCTTAG
- the fliP gene encoding flagellar type III secretion system pore protein FliP (The bacterial flagellar biogenesis protein FliP forms a type III secretion system (T3SS)-type pore required for flagellar assembly.) yields the protein MIQKYMNKYSWGKVALTIALFSLFLPASLLANSVSISIPSAFSFPALIQTSPLDLGGDVEDLSVAIQALILVTVLSFGSAFITMMTSFTRIVVVFFFLRMGLGTQQSPPNKVLIGLALFLTIFIMMPTFETVNEEAVQPYLNDEITQMEALSEASLPLKEFMVRQTREKDLLFFMDMAEVETVAAVDDVPFYVVVPSFVMSELRIAFQIGFMIYLPFVVVDIVVSAVLLSMGIMFLPPVLVSLPFKILIFVLTDGWYMLVQSLVESFN from the coding sequence ATGATACAGAAGTATATGAATAAATATTCCTGGGGAAAGGTTGCTCTTACCATAGCTTTATTTTCACTTTTTTTACCGGCCAGCCTGTTGGCTAATTCTGTATCAATATCAATACCTTCTGCTTTTAGTTTTCCGGCTCTGATACAGACTTCTCCTCTCGATTTAGGAGGAGATGTGGAAGACCTGTCGGTTGCGATCCAGGCACTAATTTTGGTCACGGTTCTTTCGTTTGGATCCGCATTTATAACCATGATGACCAGTTTTACCCGTATTGTAGTAGTATTCTTTTTTCTGAGAATGGGGCTCGGTACCCAGCAGTCGCCCCCTAATAAGGTATTGATCGGGCTGGCTCTTTTCTTAACCATTTTTATTATGATGCCCACTTTTGAAACGGTAAATGAAGAGGCCGTTCAACCGTATCTGAATGATGAAATAACACAGATGGAAGCCCTGAGCGAGGCCTCGCTGCCCCTAAAAGAGTTCATGGTACGACAAACCCGGGAGAAGGATTTGCTCTTCTTTATGGATATGGCAGAGGTAGAAACGGTGGCTGCTGTTGATGATGTACCCTTTTACGTGGTTGTGCCCTCTTTTGTAATGAGCGAGCTGCGCATAGCCTTCCAAATCGGTTTTATGATCTATCTGCCCTTTGTAGTCGTTGATATTGTTGTTTCGGCTGTTTTGTTATCTATGGGGATCATGTTTTTGCCACCGGTCTTGGTATCGCTGCCCTTTAAAATATTAATATTTGTTCTTACCGATGGCTGGTATATGCTGGTGCAGTCGCTGGTGGAAAGTTTTAACTAA
- the fliQ gene encoding flagellar biosynthesis protein FliQ codes for MNIETALHWVQEMLTAVVTLSAPPLIGALIVGLAVAIFQAATSIQELTLSYVPKMVVVALILFFSFGFMLNYAVGFMESIFEIIPELAN; via the coding sequence ATGAATATTGAAACAGCTTTACATTGGGTGCAAGAAATGCTTACGGCTGTGGTGACACTCTCTGCCCCGCCATTAATAGGGGCCCTTATTGTAGGACTGGCAGTGGCCATTTTCCAGGCGGCTACTTCCATTCAGGAATTGACGCTCAGCTATGTGCCCAAGATGGTAGTTGTTGCACTTATTCTTTTCTTTTCGTTTGGGTTTATGCTGAATTATGCGGTAGGATTTATGGAGAGCATATTTGAAATAATCCCTGAACTCGCCAATTAG